In Nostoc sp. CENA543, a genomic segment contains:
- a CDS encoding TrbI/VirB10 family protein yields MTIPEKQELREQETPSQQENVKERKNFAAMNGVNDLNIHIASSDKEEVEKEIPEPEEIVTTRPVSQNPFLKVIVIGGSILMFVMLIGGVINGSMNALKASTNQKIEPKQNSQDAGEESVIDETGKDKTALALTSQSVDLKKVRDLKAVPETTPTPTPHPVSATPTTPVPIRRPVVQNPPYRPERLSSVRHNQPPIVQHQPRPTPYQAQRNTTTATKTPAIDPMQQWLAAANAGSFSANTAQLPTEQSESTEEIKGGLGTPKQDKQIPKNQQENINYSQARVLVGTRAEGKLETPIVWNNNTENQALNYLIRLTKPLKTSTGSEILPQDSYVVAQMRGASQSEYIQLQAVAALVNTNGETEEKSIPEGTVLILAKNGKLLKAKSQRGGDLGGTIFSAVLSGVTKAAEIQNRPNSQVITNGNGFSSSTISNENKDLLAGFTEGTLSEIVRGIQSNNQQRIQQLQSAPQVFVIEAGKEVQIFVNQTINL; encoded by the coding sequence ATGACAATCCCAGAAAAACAAGAACTACGAGAACAAGAAACCCCATCTCAACAAGAAAATGTCAAAGAACGCAAAAACTTTGCAGCCATGAATGGGGTGAACGATTTAAATATTCACATTGCATCGTCAGATAAAGAAGAAGTTGAAAAAGAAATTCCTGAACCAGAAGAAATTGTAACTACTCGACCAGTTTCACAGAATCCCTTCTTGAAAGTCATCGTGATTGGTGGGAGCATCCTGATGTTTGTCATGCTTATAGGTGGTGTAATCAATGGTTCGATGAACGCTTTAAAAGCCTCTACTAATCAAAAAATTGAACCAAAACAAAATTCTCAAGACGCAGGAGAAGAATCAGTAATTGATGAAACAGGGAAAGACAAAACAGCTTTGGCATTGACGAGCCAAAGTGTTGACTTAAAAAAAGTGAGGGATTTAAAAGCAGTACCAGAAACTACACCGACACCAACACCACACCCCGTATCAGCTACACCTACTACACCCGTACCAATCAGAAGACCAGTAGTTCAAAATCCACCTTATCGCCCAGAAAGGTTGTCATCTGTGAGGCATAATCAACCACCAATAGTTCAACATCAACCAAGACCGACTCCATACCAAGCACAGCGCAATACAACAACTGCTACTAAGACTCCAGCTATAGACCCGATGCAACAATGGTTAGCTGCTGCCAATGCTGGTAGTTTCAGTGCGAATACAGCACAGTTACCAACAGAACAGTCAGAAAGTACAGAAGAAATTAAGGGTGGATTAGGAACACCAAAACAAGATAAACAAATACCAAAAAATCAACAAGAGAATATAAATTACAGTCAAGCCCGTGTTTTAGTAGGAACTCGTGCTGAAGGTAAATTAGAAACTCCCATTGTTTGGAATAATAATACTGAAAATCAAGCTCTAAATTATTTAATTAGATTAACAAAACCACTGAAAACATCTACAGGTAGTGAAATATTACCGCAAGATTCTTATGTAGTGGCTCAGATGCGGGGAGCTAGTCAATCAGAATATATCCAATTGCAAGCCGTGGCAGCACTAGTTAATACTAATGGTGAAACAGAAGAAAAGAGCATTCCTGAAGGCACAGTTTTAATCTTAGCGAAAAATGGCAAACTTTTAAAAGCTAAATCTCAAAGAGGAGGAGATTTAGGAGGTACTATTTTTTCAGCAGTATTGAGTGGAGTCACAAAAGCGGCTGAAATTCAGAATCGTCCTAATAGTCAGGTAATTACTAACGGTAATGGATTTTCGTCTAGCACAATTAGCAACGAAAATAAAGATTTATTGGCTGGCTTTACCGAAGGAACATTAAGTGAAATAGTACGGGGAATCCAAAGCAATAATCAGCAAAGAATTCAGCAGCTTCAATCCGCACCTCAAGTATTTGTAATCGAAGCAGGGAAAGAAGTACAAATATTTGTCAACCAAACAATAAATCTATGA